The following coding sequences lie in one Arachis ipaensis cultivar K30076 chromosome B03, Araip1.1, whole genome shotgun sequence genomic window:
- the LOC107632784 gene encoding uncharacterized protein K02A2.6-like — translation MESRFDTIESRMEEMFRSVQETLQRFDSRIDAFENRAPNRNERGSPGSQLAAGSSAGSRGTPEQWRKLELPIFRGDNAVVWVERMEQFFLLRTVPEEEWLTVATFAMEGRAFTWFRWWEATAPVLQWRFLGAALLRHFQPERLQSPYQALLKLKQTNSVRGYVDQFVLHARPLRGIAPELLMDLFLNGLKPEVGEECKLFPYQSVDELMELAQKVENRNAALWGVSGRGKSLAPNFAVANSTATKAVHPATASNSAASNSVESTTDPLQRRGLRHLSNEEYRAKRAKGECFLCDEPYTADHNCKNREFKLLIMEPDFEADWLQHEAVPETREQGQLELKFMSLSGHHKSIKAWVEVNGRRVRVLIDCGASNNFATPEIIAELGLRIDNTPKFQVRVADSTNKGGQGRCLGVTLQFKEVAIKEDFFIFPTDDAEFVLGLAWLDKLGDILANFRKSRLRFRNGDSMVTLQGDPELCYGGMHLQSVVLSIQEGGEGFMVQLWPMTLQAATVSQVPQVIESVLASHAKVFQTLPGLPPHRCHDHAIPLIEGASVPNIRPYRYPHHQKAVIELMVREMLASGIIRPSSSPYASPILLVKKKDGSWRFCVDYRALNGITVPDKFPIPVIDELLDELAGAAVFSKLDLKSGYHQIRMRDQDIHKTAFRTHEGHYEFLVMPFGLTNAPSSFQALMMTFLSLYCGNLS, via the coding sequence ATGGAGTCACGATTTGACACAATTGAATCGCGCATGGAGGAGATGTTCCGATCGGTGCAGGAGACGCTACAGCGCTTCGATTCCCGAATAGATGCGTTCGAAAATCGCGCGCCTAATCGGAATGAGCGTGGTTCACCAGGATCGCAGCTGGCAGCAGGCTCATCGGCTGGAAGCCGCGGCACGCCGGAGCAATGGCGAAAGTTGGAACTCCCGATCTTCCGCGGAGACAACGCGGTGGTTTGGGTTGAACGCATGGAGCAATTCTTCTTGCTGCGCACAGTGCCAGAGGAGGAATGGCTCACGGTCGCTACCTTTGCAATGGAAGGAAGGGCATTCACGTGGTTCAGGTGGTGGGAGGCAACGGCGCCGGTGCTGCAGTGGCGGTTTTTAGGTGCAGCGCTGCTACGCCATTTTCAACCGGAACGGCTACAGAGCCCTTATCAAGCGCTGCTGAAGCTGAAACAGACGAACTCAGTGCGGGGCTACGTTGACCAGTTCGTGCTTCACGCGCGGCCCCTTCGCGGAATTGCGCCAGAATTGCTGATGGATCTCTTCTTGAATGGGCTGAAACCAGAGGTGGGGGAAGAATGTAAACTGTTCCCATACCAGTCAGTGGACGAGTTAATGGAACTGGCACAGAAGGTCGAAAACCGCAACGCTGCCTTGTGGGGGGTATCGGGACGCGGTAAATCACTGGCTCCCAACTTCGCCGTTGCCAATTCAACCGCCACCAAAGCGGTGCACCCTGCTACAGCGTCCAACTCTGCAGCAAGCAACAGTGTGGAGTCGACGACGGATCCCTTGCAACGGCGCGGATTGAGACATCTCAGCAACGAGGAATATAGAGCTAAGCGGGCCAAGGGGGAATGCTTCCTCTGTGACGAACCATACACTGCAGATCACAATTGCAAGAATAGAGAGTTCAAGCTTTTAATCATGGAGCCAGACTTTGAAGCGGATTGGTTACAGCATGAGGCAGTTCCGGAAACAAGGGAACAGGGACAATTGGAGCTCAAATTCATGAGCTTGAGTGGACATCACAAGTCAATCAAAGCCTGGGTAGAGGTAAATGGCCGCCGTGTACGCGTTCTCATAGATTGTGGAGCTTCGAACAACTTCGCGACACCAGAGATTATCGCCGAGTTGGGCCTGAGAATTGACAACACCCCTAAGTTCCAGGTCAGGGTAGCGGACAGTACCAATAAAGGGGGACAGGGAAGGTGTTTGGGTGTCACGCTCCAATTCAAGGAAGTGGCAATCAAGGAAGACTTCTTCATCTTCCCAACTGACGATGCAGAATTTGTCCTGGGACTGGCGTGGCTAGATAAGTTGGGAGACATTCTCGCAAACTTCAGAAAATCACGCCTTCGATTTCGGAATGGGGACAGCATGGTTACATTGCAGGGGGACCCGGAGTTGTGCTATGGAGGTATGCACCTTCAATCTGTAGTTTTGTCCATTCAAGAAGGGGGAGAAGGATTTATGGTCCAGCTGTGGCCCATGACTTTGCAAGCGGCTACAGTATCGCAGGTGCCGCAGGTAATCGAATCGGTGTTAGCTTCTCATGCTAAGGTGTTTCAGACACTACCAGGGCTGCCACCACATCGTTGCCATGATCATGCCATTCCATTGATAGAAGGAGCTTCGGTTCCGAATATAAGACCTTATCGTTACCCGCACCATCAGAAAGCAGTAATTGAACTAATGGTACGAGAAATGCTGGCCTCAGGGATAATTCGGCCAAGCTCCAGCCCCTACGCGAGTCCGATATTGCTGGTGAAGAAAAAGGACGGCAGCTGGAGATTTTGTGTCGATTATAGGGCGCTAAATGGTATTACGGTGCCGGATAAATTTCCTATTCCCGTCATTGATGAGCTACTCGATGAATTGGCGGGAGCTGCAGTCTTCTCTAAGCTGGATTTAAAATCGGGGTACCACCAAATTCGGATGAGGGATCAAGACATCCACAAGACCGCCTTCCGCACTCATGAAGGCCATTATGAGTTTCTAGTCATGCCCTTCGGCTTGACCAACGCCCCTAGCTCCTTCCAAGCCTTGATGATGACATTCTTAAGCCTCTATTGCGGAAATTTgtcttag